The following are encoded in a window of Sminthopsis crassicaudata isolate SCR6 chromosome 3, ASM4859323v1, whole genome shotgun sequence genomic DNA:
- the GNB4 gene encoding guanine nucleotide-binding protein subunit beta-4 produces MSELEQLRQEAEQLRGQIKDARKACGDTTLSQMTTSLDSVGRIQMRTRRTLRGHLAKIYAMHWGYDSRLLVSASQDGKLIIWDSYTTNKMHAIPLRSSWVMTCAYAPSGNYVACGGLDNICSIYNLKTREGNVRVSRELPGHTGYLSCCRFLDDNQIVTSSGDTTCALWDIETGQQTTTFTGHTGDVMSLSLSPDMKTFVSGACDASSKLWDIRDGMCRQSFIGHVSDINAVCFFPNGHAFATGSDDATCRLFDLRADQELMMYSHDNIICGITSVAFSKSGRLLLAGYDDFNCNVWDTLKGERAGVLAGHDNRVSCLGVTDDGMAVATGSWDSFLRIWN; encoded by the exons atgACAACAAGCCTGGATTCTGTAGGAAGAATTCAGATGCGAACAAGACGTACACTTCGGGGTCACTTAGCTAAGATTTATGCCATGCACTGGGGATATGATTCAAG GTTACTAGTCAGTGCTTCCCAAGATGGAAAACTAATTATTTGGGATAGCTATACAACAAACAAG ATGCATGCCATTCCTTTGAGATCTTCCTGGGTGATGACCTGTGCTTATGCTCCTTCTGGTAATTACGTTGCTTGTGGTGGTTTGGACAACATTTGTTCCATCTACAACCTAAAAACAAGGGAAGGCAATGTGAGAGTAAGCCGGGAGTTACCAGGCCATACAG GCTACTTGTCCTGCTGCCGTTTCTTAGATGACAACCAAATTGTTACAAGTTCAGGAGATACAACCTG TGCTTTATGGGACATTGAAACTGGCCAACAGACCACCACATTCACTGGACATACTGGAGATGTGATGAGTCTCTCTTTAAGTCCTGACATGAAAACTTTCGTTTCTGGTGCTTGTGATGCCTCTTCTAAACTCTGGGATATTCGAGACGGAATGTGTAGGCAGTCTTTCATTGGGCATGTGTCAGATATTAATGCTGTCTGT TTCTTCCCTAACGGACACGCCTTTGCCACGGGCTCGGATGACGCCACTTGCCGCCTCTTTGACCTCCGGGCAGACCAAGAGTTGATGATGTACTCCCATGATAACATCATCTGTGGAATCACTTCTGTCGCCTTCTCCAAGAGCGGGCGCCTCTTGCTGGCTGGTTATGACGACTTTAACTGCAATGTATGGGACACTTTGAAAGGAGAACGAGCAG GTGTTCTTGCTGGCCATGATAACCGTGTCAGCTGTTTAGGTGTTACTGATGATGGCATGGCTGTAGCAACAGGATCTTGGGACAGTTTTCTTAGAATCTGGAATTAA